One window of the Leucobacter komagatae genome contains the following:
- a CDS encoding type II toxin-antitoxin system death-on-curing family toxin: protein MAAEFPADTLLGRERGDALEATVATIYQGFAGHELYPTVEEKAANLLYLVVKDHPLADGNKRSATALFVTFLARNGLLNDGFGRPRIGNKALAATTLMIAMSDPGEKDLMIALLVRMLAD, encoded by the coding sequence GTGGCCGCGGAGTTTCCGGCAGACACCCTGCTGGGCCGGGAACGCGGTGATGCGCTTGAGGCGACAGTCGCAACGATCTACCAGGGATTCGCCGGGCACGAGCTGTACCCAACAGTTGAGGAGAAAGCGGCGAACCTGCTCTATCTGGTCGTGAAGGACCACCCGCTCGCCGACGGCAACAAACGCAGCGCTACGGCGCTCTTCGTGACCTTTCTCGCCCGGAACGGGCTCCTCAACGACGGCTTCGGAAGGCCTCGCATCGGCAACAAGGCGCTTGCTGCCACGACCCTGATGATCGCGATGAGTGACCCGGGAGAGAAAGACCTCATGATCGCGCTGCTCGTGCGAATGCTGGCCGATTGA
- a CDS encoding ABC transporter permease, with protein MSSNSPTTRAAQAVPPSTAAIAVGSDLGSDRGRLWRSLRRNPLGLAGGVLLIIVLFVALFAPLLAPYDPAEVHFDTPFQVPGTVGFALGTDDLGRDILSRILYGTQASVQVGLLSVALAIVIGAPLGLLAGYWRWLDGIVSRLTDVMLAFPFLIIAVGLAAINGASLGNAAVALGIAQIPTMIRVVRAETFRVKELDYVLSAQAMSAGPTRILGGHILPNIVSAIIVQATVIIPVAVIGEAILSFLGLGIQPPGSSLGIMLSDAQQYIFRAPSAAVFPGLAIMVICLAFNLFGDALRDALDPSSARK; from the coding sequence GTGTCTTCGAATTCCCCAACAACGCGCGCTGCGCAGGCAGTGCCGCCGTCGACCGCCGCGATCGCGGTTGGCTCCGACCTCGGCTCGGACCGCGGTCGCCTCTGGCGGTCGCTCCGCCGCAACCCGCTCGGGCTCGCCGGTGGAGTGCTGCTCATTATCGTGCTGTTTGTCGCGCTCTTCGCCCCGCTCCTCGCGCCCTATGATCCGGCCGAGGTGCACTTCGACACCCCGTTCCAGGTCCCCGGAACCGTTGGCTTCGCACTCGGCACGGATGACCTCGGTCGCGACATCCTCTCGCGGATCCTGTACGGCACGCAGGCGTCCGTTCAGGTCGGGTTGCTCTCCGTCGCGCTCGCGATTGTCATCGGCGCACCGCTCGGCTTGCTCGCAGGGTACTGGCGCTGGCTCGACGGCATCGTGTCGCGCCTCACCGACGTGATGCTCGCCTTCCCGTTCCTCATCATTGCCGTGGGCCTGGCGGCAATCAACGGGGCGAGCCTTGGCAACGCGGCCGTCGCCCTCGGTATCGCCCAGATCCCGACGATGATCCGCGTCGTGCGCGCAGAGACCTTCCGGGTGAAAGAGCTCGACTACGTGCTCAGCGCGCAGGCCATGAGCGCCGGGCCCACCCGGATCCTTGGCGGGCACATCCTGCCGAACATCGTCTCCGCGATCATCGTCCAGGCGACCGTGATCATCCCCGTCGCCGTGATCGGCGAGGCGATCCTCTCCTTCCTCGGCCTGGGCATTCAGCCCCCCGGCTCGAGCCTCGGCATCATGCTCTCCGACGCGCAGCAGTACATCTTCCGCGCGCCGAGCGCGGCCGTGTTCCCGGGCCTTGCGATCATGGTGATCTGCCTGGCCTTCAACCTCTTTGGAGACGCTCTCCGTGACGCGCTCGACCCGTCGAGCGCGAGAAAGTGA
- a CDS encoding ABC transporter substrate-binding protein codes for MVALATLAMTVTGCVPLQYPEARGPQTDVTEAPSTGKGMQSGGDLVMALSSEPDKLDPTTSTSLYTRFVMNAMCEKLYDIDADGQIVPQLATELPEVSADGLRVTIPVRTGAQFSDGTPFNADAVRGTLERNLTLEGSTRKAELGPIERVSAPDAETVVVEYATPFAPLTAALADRAGMILSPTALADDTTAFADSPSCVGAFKFVERIPQTSIKLERDPGYYAADEVHLDTITFRIMSDANIRAANLRSGDVHVADAISPQDADALMLERDIEVLQSGSLGYQGLTVNIGNTNGTGQPVEQREGPLASDPRVRQALSMSIDRPALVNSVFNNWYDPACSAISPNSPFATPASSNCPEFDPEGARALLQEAGVDIPLTVTLNVANSPDALRYSQALQASVREGGFNLRIEPVEYSTLLDMQKGGKFDLMQIGWSGRIDPHGNMATFLTTGAGNNDGGYNSAEMDDLLARAAQLSDIGERAELYGEAVELAQRDNPLIYTYRQRNITAHASDVAGVSTYTDGVVRLSRAGFVAEED; via the coding sequence GTGGTCGCATTGGCCACGCTCGCGATGACCGTCACTGGGTGCGTGCCGTTGCAGTACCCGGAGGCGCGCGGCCCACAGACCGACGTCACCGAGGCCCCGTCAACGGGCAAGGGAATGCAGAGCGGGGGTGACCTCGTCATGGCGCTGTCCTCGGAACCCGACAAACTCGACCCGACGACCTCGACGTCGCTCTACACGCGCTTCGTCATGAACGCGATGTGCGAAAAGCTCTACGACATCGACGCCGACGGCCAAATCGTCCCGCAGCTGGCGACCGAGCTTCCCGAGGTGAGCGCTGACGGCTTGCGCGTGACGATCCCCGTTCGCACGGGCGCACAGTTCTCCGACGGCACCCCATTCAACGCCGACGCCGTGCGCGGCACGCTTGAGCGTAACCTCACGCTCGAGGGCTCGACCAGAAAAGCCGAGCTTGGGCCGATCGAACGGGTGAGCGCCCCCGACGCCGAGACCGTCGTCGTCGAGTATGCGACACCGTTCGCGCCACTCACCGCTGCCCTCGCCGACCGCGCCGGCATGATCCTGTCCCCGACAGCGCTCGCCGACGACACCACGGCATTCGCCGATAGCCCCAGCTGCGTAGGAGCTTTCAAGTTCGTCGAGCGCATCCCGCAGACATCGATCAAGCTTGAGCGCGACCCCGGGTACTACGCTGCCGACGAGGTTCACCTCGACACGATCACCTTCCGCATCATGTCTGACGCGAACATTCGCGCCGCGAACCTGCGCTCGGGCGACGTGCACGTTGCCGACGCGATCTCACCGCAGGATGCCGACGCGCTCATGCTCGAGCGCGACATCGAGGTGCTGCAGTCGGGGTCGCTTGGCTACCAGGGTCTCACCGTCAACATTGGGAACACCAACGGCACCGGGCAGCCCGTCGAACAGCGGGAAGGGCCACTCGCCTCAGACCCGCGCGTGCGCCAGGCACTCTCGATGTCGATTGACCGCCCTGCGCTTGTGAACTCGGTCTTCAACAACTGGTACGACCCCGCCTGCAGTGCGATCTCGCCGAACAGCCCGTTTGCGACACCGGCGTCGAGCAACTGCCCCGAATTCGACCCTGAGGGCGCGAGGGCGCTGCTCCAGGAAGCCGGCGTGGACATTCCGCTCACGGTCACGCTGAACGTCGCGAACTCGCCAGACGCACTGCGCTACTCGCAGGCCCTGCAAGCGAGCGTGCGTGAGGGCGGCTTCAATCTGCGCATCGAGCCTGTCGAATACTCGACCCTGCTCGACATGCAGAAGGGCGGCAAATTCGACCTCATGCAGATCGGCTGGTCGGGTCGCATCGACCCGCACGGCAACATGGCCACCTTCCTCACAACGGGAGCCGGCAACAACGACGGCGGTTACAACAGCGCGGAGATGGACGACCTGCTCGCCCGCGCCGCGCAGCTCAGCGACATCGGCGAGCGCGCCGAACTCTACGGCGAGGCCGTCGAGCTCGCGCAGCGAGACAACCCGCTCATCTACACCTACCGGCAGCGCAACATCACCGCTCACGCATCCGACGTCGCCGGTGTTAGCACCTACACCGACGGGGTCGTGCGGCTGAGCCGCGCCGGTTTCGTCGCCGAGGAGGACTAG
- a CDS encoding GntR family transcriptional regulator — protein MSNVERIRSVLRERIVMGDLTAGTHLNEIALSREFGVSRVPVREAIRALESEGLVDSKLYFGSRVTALPAEDAADLFDIREEIERATARKAARRAPALREAADEDWAAIRAEITEILAEGDAALAEKRLDLLVGLNMRFHQAVAGLAGSSVLSALLVTIAGSIERLYKADAPQRSKTSWPEHHTIIEAIDAGDVDAAGNAMAGHVRRSKRSYFRGLPKEAVAPSEA, from the coding sequence GTGAGCAACGTAGAACGGATTCGCAGCGTGCTCCGTGAACGCATCGTCATGGGGGACCTCACCGCTGGCACCCACCTCAACGAGATCGCCCTGAGCCGTGAGTTCGGCGTGAGCCGAGTCCCCGTGCGAGAGGCGATTCGGGCGCTCGAGTCCGAGGGGCTCGTCGACTCGAAGCTCTACTTCGGGTCGCGGGTGACTGCGTTACCCGCCGAAGACGCGGCCGATCTGTTTGATATCCGCGAGGAGATCGAGCGCGCGACAGCTCGGAAAGCGGCGCGACGCGCACCAGCCCTGCGCGAGGCAGCAGACGAAGACTGGGCAGCGATTCGCGCGGAGATCACCGAGATCCTCGCGGAGGGCGACGCGGCGCTCGCGGAGAAGCGCCTTGACCTGCTCGTTGGGCTGAACATGCGCTTCCATCAGGCCGTCGCGGGGCTCGCGGGGAGTAGCGTGCTCTCGGCACTGCTCGTCACCATCGCGGGCTCAATTGAGCGGCTCTATAAGGCAGACGCCCCGCAACGGTCGAAGACCTCGTGGCCCGAGCACCACACCATCATCGAGGCGATCGACGCGGGCGACGTCGATGCCGCAGGCAACGCCATGGCGGGCCACGTACGTCGATCCAAGCGGAGCTACTTCCGCGGGCTCCCGAAAGAGGCTGTCGCCCCTTCCGAGGCATAG
- a CDS encoding ABC transporter permease: MPRYILNRLWQSALTLFLASIVVFIGVRAIPGDPALAMAGEEADPETVAATRERLGLDKSIFVQYLSFVGNLFRGDLGNSLRTGAPVTDLIGATLPVTLWLATYAIVIAVIVGVLAGVIAERFRGRWPEWIANIFAIVGLSVPNFWLGILAIMYLSVILGWFPASGYVPVLDNPITGLYYLTLPAIILGISLAAVIMRQTRASMIESMGSDYVRTARAKGLGRFRILFRYGLRNSLIVVMTIVGLQLGGLISGAVVTERIFGLPGFGKLTLDAVFTRDYPVIQAVVLVVTLAYILINLAVDVLYSVINPRIRVGGRK, encoded by the coding sequence ATGCCACGCTACATTCTGAACCGGCTCTGGCAGTCCGCGCTCACGCTGTTCCTCGCCTCGATCGTCGTCTTCATTGGCGTTCGTGCGATCCCGGGTGACCCCGCTCTCGCGATGGCGGGGGAGGAAGCCGACCCCGAGACCGTCGCCGCAACACGGGAACGCCTCGGCCTCGACAAGTCGATCTTCGTGCAGTATCTGTCGTTCGTCGGCAACCTGTTCCGAGGTGATCTCGGCAACTCGCTGCGCACCGGCGCACCCGTGACCGACCTCATCGGCGCGACGCTTCCGGTCACGCTCTGGCTTGCCACCTACGCGATCGTTATCGCAGTCATCGTTGGTGTGCTTGCGGGCGTCATCGCCGAGCGCTTCCGAGGCCGCTGGCCCGAGTGGATCGCGAACATCTTCGCGATCGTCGGGCTATCAGTGCCGAACTTCTGGCTCGGCATTCTCGCGATCATGTACCTCTCCGTGATCTTGGGCTGGTTCCCCGCCTCCGGGTACGTCCCGGTGCTGGATAACCCAATCACGGGTCTCTACTACCTCACGCTGCCCGCGATCATTCTCGGGATCAGCCTTGCCGCCGTCATCATGCGCCAGACGCGCGCCTCGATGATCGAATCGATGGGATCTGACTACGTGCGCACGGCACGGGCGAAGGGTCTTGGCCGCTTCCGGATCCTGTTCCGCTACGGCCTACGGAACTCGCTCATCGTCGTCATGACGATCGTGGGTCTCCAGCTCGGCGGCCTCATCTCGGGCGCCGTCGTGACCGAGCGCATCTTCGGCCTGCCAGGGTTCGGCAAGCTCACACTCGACGCCGTCTTTACCCGCGACTACCCGGTCATCCAGGCCGTGGTGCTCGTCGTAACGCTCGCCTACATTCTGATCAACCTTGCCGTGGACGTGCTCTACTCGGTGATCAACCCCCGCATTCGCGTGGGAGGGAGAAAATAG
- a CDS encoding GNAT family N-acetyltransferase, giving the protein MTHAQDVEPGGQFSVRLAREADVGAIFAVRLAVRENVLTMAELARLGVTPESFRELIRASADTWVAERDGIVVGFGSVDREEGSVFALFVDPGSSGLGIGDAILSRLEASLFADCETIWLETGAESGAAQFYARRGWRVTVALADGDVRMEKSRSASVGGPGASRR; this is encoded by the coding sequence ATGACGCATGCTCAAGATGTCGAACCTGGCGGGCAGTTCTCGGTGCGCCTCGCTCGCGAAGCCGACGTGGGGGCGATCTTCGCCGTGCGACTCGCCGTCCGGGAGAATGTACTCACGATGGCGGAGCTCGCTCGGCTTGGCGTGACACCCGAGTCGTTTCGCGAGTTGATCCGCGCCTCCGCAGATACCTGGGTGGCGGAGCGCGATGGCATCGTCGTTGGGTTTGGGAGCGTGGACCGGGAAGAAGGCAGCGTGTTCGCGTTGTTCGTGGACCCGGGGTCGTCAGGACTCGGGATTGGCGATGCGATCCTTTCGCGGCTCGAGGCGAGCCTGTTCGCCGATTGCGAGACCATCTGGCTCGAGACCGGTGCCGAGAGCGGTGCGGCTCAGTTCTACGCGCGCCGTGGCTGGCGGGTGACTGTTGCCCTTGCCGATGGCGACGTGCGCATGGAAAAATCCCGGAGTGCCTCGGTCGGTGGCCCAGGGGCGAGCCGCCGATAG
- a CDS encoding AraC family transcriptional regulator, translated as MTGPLYVLSEAEVFARPGTVLAAERVELRKDMVAHAHDFAEVALITAGEGEHFTEAGVHPLAPDTLLILGPQGWHAHRAVSELSFTNVYLTRGLLATLTASPELTAAMGPAIHHLATPGAAAALLLQREDAARLGDLLTRIAEAPERTLLGQVAIAYKLMDFLANQWATATPLASSPLAPPHFTSEATLLPHSERTSQAISLLHSRLAAPWRLDRLAAALNTSGSQLVRAFRADLGVGPMAYLQQLRAERMAYLLRTTELTVAAAGRTVGWEDPSYASRRFSAHWRLSPTDYRRLAPGPPTEALRDFSMRTSPSARATVTRQPRRA; from the coding sequence ATGACGGGCCCCCTCTACGTACTGTCCGAAGCTGAAGTATTCGCCCGACCGGGCACGGTGCTCGCCGCAGAACGCGTTGAGCTGCGCAAAGACATGGTCGCGCACGCGCACGACTTCGCCGAGGTCGCGCTGATCACGGCGGGCGAGGGCGAACACTTCACCGAGGCTGGCGTGCATCCGCTCGCCCCCGACACCCTGCTAATCCTGGGCCCTCAGGGCTGGCACGCTCACCGAGCGGTCTCCGAACTCAGCTTCACCAACGTCTACCTCACGCGCGGCCTCCTCGCCACGCTCACCGCTTCGCCAGAACTCACTGCGGCCATGGGGCCAGCGATCCACCACCTTGCGACACCGGGCGCTGCGGCGGCACTCCTCCTGCAGCGGGAAGACGCCGCGCGACTCGGAGATCTCCTCACCCGGATCGCTGAGGCCCCTGAACGAACGCTGCTCGGGCAGGTCGCGATCGCCTACAAGCTCATGGACTTCCTCGCGAACCAGTGGGCGACGGCAACGCCCCTCGCTTCCTCACCGCTCGCGCCGCCCCACTTCACGAGCGAGGCGACCCTGCTGCCCCACAGCGAGCGAACGAGCCAAGCCATCTCTTTGCTGCACTCCCGGCTCGCCGCGCCGTGGCGGCTGGACAGGCTCGCTGCGGCCCTCAATACCTCCGGCTCTCAGCTCGTGCGCGCGTTCCGTGCCGATCTCGGCGTTGGGCCGATGGCGTACCTGCAACAGCTGCGTGCCGAACGCATGGCCTACCTGCTGCGGACCACCGAACTCACGGTAGCGGCGGCCGGCCGAACCGTCGGGTGGGAGGATCCGAGCTACGCAAGTCGGCGGTTCTCAGCCCACTGGCGGCTCTCCCCCACCGACTATCGGCGGCTCGCCCCTGGGCCACCGACCGAGGCACTCCGGGATTTTTCCATGCGCACGTCGCCATCGGCAAGGGCAACAGTCACCCGCCAGCCACGGCGCGCGTAG
- a CDS encoding gamma-glutamyltransferase family protein: protein MPFTPPPAFTTRPTLEGTFGMSASTHWLATASAQAVLERGGNAFDAAVAGAFVLHVVEPHLNGPGGDMTGVFHVAGSSDGPRVLMGQGHAPAGATREHYLGEGLELVPGSGALAAAVPAAVDAWLLLLAEQGTWELADVLEFAIGYARDGHAALARVCTTIESVRELFLEHWPTSAELWLTEGEAPKPGQVIRNEPYARTLDRLIAAGAALGEGAEGGEGSAGAEGAGRVARIEAARDAWSDGFVAEAAADFVRTPHRHSSGTDHAGVITKADFAGFRASTEDAVSIEFRGVTIAKTGAWGQGPALLQTLQILAGFADDEIDPSTADGAHRIIEAQKLAYADREAYYGDHEVPLDVLLSEEYAAERRALIGETASAEFRPGSVPGYAPFQPPLRTEYRPPALAEGEAIAGVGEPTVSKAGVTKGDTCHIDVVDRWGNMVSATPSGGWLQSSPVIPELGFCLGSRLQMTWLEEGAASTLTPGKRPRTTLTPTLVLRDGEPVLALGSPGGDQQDQWQLLFLLRVLVGGYTQQEAIDAPALHTTSVPESFWPRTWTPGGVVVEDRLGDDVIEALEARGHKITRAGDWALGRLSSVGRNPQTGALSAAANPRGAQGYAAGR from the coding sequence ATGCCTTTCACACCACCACCAGCATTTACGACGCGACCGACGCTCGAAGGCACCTTCGGCATGAGCGCGTCGACGCACTGGCTCGCGACGGCGAGCGCCCAGGCCGTGCTTGAGCGCGGCGGCAACGCATTCGACGCGGCCGTCGCGGGCGCCTTCGTCCTCCACGTCGTCGAGCCCCATCTCAACGGGCCCGGCGGTGACATGACCGGGGTCTTCCACGTCGCGGGTTCGAGCGATGGGCCGCGCGTGCTCATGGGCCAGGGGCACGCGCCCGCGGGCGCGACCCGAGAGCACTACCTCGGGGAGGGTCTCGAACTCGTGCCCGGGTCGGGCGCGCTTGCCGCGGCCGTTCCTGCCGCGGTCGACGCCTGGCTGCTCTTGCTCGCTGAGCAGGGCACCTGGGAACTCGCAGACGTGCTCGAGTTTGCGATCGGGTACGCCCGAGACGGGCACGCCGCGCTCGCACGGGTGTGCACCACGATTGAGAGTGTCCGCGAGCTGTTCCTCGAGCACTGGCCGACCTCGGCTGAGCTCTGGCTCACCGAAGGCGAGGCTCCGAAGCCCGGGCAGGTCATCCGAAACGAGCCCTACGCGCGCACCCTCGACAGGCTGATTGCGGCTGGTGCCGCTCTCGGCGAGGGCGCCGAGGGCGGCGAGGGCTCAGCGGGTGCCGAGGGCGCCGGCCGCGTCGCCCGCATCGAGGCGGCGCGCGACGCGTGGTCAGACGGCTTCGTCGCCGAGGCCGCGGCTGACTTCGTGCGCACCCCGCACCGGCACTCCTCGGGCACGGACCACGCCGGCGTCATCACGAAGGCCGACTTCGCCGGTTTCCGCGCGAGCACCGAGGACGCGGTCTCGATCGAGTTCCGTGGTGTGACCATCGCGAAGACCGGAGCCTGGGGCCAGGGCCCCGCACTGCTGCAGACGCTGCAAATCCTTGCCGGATTCGCAGACGACGAGATCGACCCGTCAACGGCCGATGGCGCCCACCGCATCATTGAGGCGCAGAAGCTCGCCTACGCCGACCGTGAGGCGTACTACGGGGACCACGAGGTGCCCCTCGATGTGCTGCTGTCTGAGGAGTACGCGGCTGAGCGGCGCGCGCTCATCGGCGAGACCGCATCGGCCGAGTTCAGGCCCGGGAGTGTTCCCGGGTACGCTCCGTTCCAGCCGCCCCTGCGCACCGAGTACCGGCCGCCGGCCCTCGCCGAGGGCGAAGCGATCGCCGGCGTCGGTGAGCCCACCGTTTCGAAGGCGGGCGTCACCAAGGGCGACACGTGCCACATCGACGTCGTTGACCGCTGGGGCAACATGGTGTCGGCGACTCCCTCCGGCGGCTGGCTGCAATCGTCTCCGGTCATCCCCGAGCTCGGCTTCTGCCTCGGCTCGCGACTGCAGATGACCTGGCTCGAGGAGGGCGCGGCCTCCACGCTCACCCCGGGGAAGCGGCCACGCACGACGCTGACCCCGACGCTCGTGCTGAGGGACGGCGAGCCCGTGCTCGCGCTCGGTTCGCCCGGCGGCGACCAGCAGGATCAGTGGCAGCTCCTGTTCCTGCTGCGCGTGCTCGTCGGCGGCTACACCCAGCAAGAGGCCATCGATGCCCCCGCGCTGCATACGACGTCGGTGCCGGAGTCATTCTGGCCGCGCACGTGGACGCCGGGCGGCGTCGTGGTGGAGGATCGGCTCGGCGACGATGTCATCGAGGCGCTCGAGGCTCGCGGCCACAAGATTACCCGCGCGGGAGACTGGGCGCTTGGCCGCCTCTCCAGCGTCGGACGGAACCCACAGACCGGCGCGCTTTCGGCCGCCGCCAACCCGCGAGGAGCGCAGGGCTATGCAGCAGGACGCTAA
- a CDS encoding dipeptide ABC transporter ATP-binding protein, which produces MPGGTAAATPQAHAEPLVQVSGLTVGFATDQGETQVLHGVDLDIKPGERVAIVGESGSGKSTVAAAIMGLLAANGRVTGGSIKLRGLELTGATERELRTIRGEQIGLVPQDPMSNLNPTMKVGAQIADTIRAHPTSHGDLSRSGLRARVTELMSLAGIPDAERRAKQYPHEFSGGMRQRVLIAIGLACNPDLLIADEPTSALDVTVQRQILDHLQTLIDAEGIALLFITHDLGLAADRADRVVVMKQGQIVEQGTPAEILKSPREEYTRRLVAAAPSLVAVRDSDAAKVQGEAAAQAEARAHLQLDTAAVNTPLLRVSGLTKEFKIRGGGGILRAVDNISFDVAAGTTTAIVGESGSGKTTLSRMVLGLESPTSGTVLLGGEDIAASRGARLRAARRRMQPVFQDPFGSLDPSYSIERLIDEPLRIFGVGDRASRRARVAELLDQVSLPRAVAQRRPGQLSGGQRQRVAIARALAINPQLVVCDEAVSALDVLVQDQILALLAELQSELGLTYLFITHDLAVVRQIAHQVLVMKQGAVVESGSVDTIFETPATDYTAQLLESIPGAAFFA; this is translated from the coding sequence ATGCCTGGCGGCACAGCGGCCGCCACGCCGCAGGCACACGCCGAGCCCCTCGTGCAGGTTTCCGGCCTGACCGTCGGCTTCGCAACGGACCAGGGCGAGACCCAAGTGCTCCACGGGGTCGACCTCGACATCAAGCCAGGTGAGCGCGTCGCGATCGTCGGAGAGTCGGGGTCGGGGAAGTCGACGGTCGCGGCAGCGATCATGGGCTTGCTCGCGGCGAACGGTCGAGTCACCGGAGGTTCGATCAAGCTCCGCGGTCTGGAGCTCACTGGGGCCACCGAACGTGAACTGCGAACGATCCGCGGCGAGCAGATCGGTCTCGTGCCGCAGGATCCGATGTCGAACCTCAACCCCACGATGAAGGTCGGGGCGCAGATCGCCGACACGATCCGGGCGCACCCAACGAGCCACGGCGACCTGTCGCGCTCCGGGTTGCGCGCCAGGGTTACCGAGCTCATGTCGCTCGCGGGCATTCCCGACGCCGAGCGGCGCGCGAAGCAGTACCCGCACGAGTTCTCGGGCGGCATGCGCCAGCGCGTGCTCATCGCGATTGGGCTTGCCTGCAACCCCGACCTGCTCATCGCCGACGAGCCGACGTCTGCGCTCGACGTGACCGTGCAGCGCCAGATCCTCGACCACCTGCAGACCCTCATCGACGCCGAGGGCATCGCGCTGCTCTTCATCACGCACGACCTTGGCCTTGCGGCCGACCGTGCCGATCGCGTCGTGGTGATGAAGCAGGGGCAGATCGTCGAGCAGGGCACGCCCGCCGAGATCCTGAAGTCGCCGCGCGAGGAGTACACGCGCCGGCTCGTTGCGGCAGCCCCGTCGCTCGTCGCTGTGCGCGATAGCGACGCGGCGAAGGTGCAGGGGGAGGCGGCGGCTCAGGCCGAGGCGCGCGCGCACCTGCAGCTCGACACGGCGGCCGTGAACACCCCGCTGCTGCGGGTGAGCGGCCTCACCAAGGAGTTCAAGATCCGTGGCGGCGGAGGGATCCTGCGCGCGGTCGATAACATCTCATTCGATGTCGCGGCGGGAACGACAACCGCGATCGTCGGCGAGTCGGGATCGGGAAAGACGACGCTCTCACGGATGGTGCTCGGGCTTGAATCGCCGACGTCGGGGACCGTGCTGCTCGGGGGCGAGGACATCGCGGCCTCGCGGGGAGCGCGGCTGCGTGCGGCGCGCCGGCGGATGCAGCCGGTGTTTCAGGATCCGTTTGGGTCGCTCGACCCGAGCTACTCGATCGAGCGACTGATCGATGAGCCGCTGCGGATCTTTGGCGTCGGCGATCGAGCCTCACGTCGGGCCCGCGTCGCGGAGCTCCTCGATCAGGTGTCGCTGCCGCGCGCGGTCGCCCAGCGTCGACCGGGCCAGCTCTCGGGAGGCCAGCGCCAGCGCGTCGCGATCGCCCGCGCGCTTGCGATCAACCCCCAGCTCGTCGTGTGCGACGAGGCCGTTTCGGCGCTCGACGTGCTCGTGCAGGACCAGATTCTCGCGTTGCTCGCGGAGCTACAGTCGGAGCTCGGGCTCACCTACCTGTTCATCACCCACGACCTTGCCGTGGTGAGGCAGATCGCGCACCAAGTGCTCGTTATGAAACAGGGGGCGGTCGTCGAATCAGGCTCCGTTGATACTATTTTCGAAACGCCGGCGACCGACTACACCGCGCAGCTCCTCGAATCTATTCCGGGAGCGGCGTTCTTCGCCTAA